The Heliangelus exortis chromosome 31, bHelExo1.hap1, whole genome shotgun sequence DNA segment GGCTCTGCCAAGgtgttttccctctgctcttgctGTCCTTGTCTCTCACTCCATTTGTGGAGAACCAGTGGGTGTTTGGTCACACGTGTAGCACGAGCCACACCTTCAGAGGTGAAGGCAAAAGGTGACAAAGGGACAGGACTGCACGAGAGTCACCTTTTGATTTCCCCAGGCTCCTGGGgtgcagcccagcagagggggTGGGCAGCTGGGGTCCCCTCGCtgtccttttccctgtccctctttGTCTTTTCCCCACTTCTGGCCTGGCTGTCACCTACGTGTCCCCAAGCCCAGCCTCTTGCTGCTCACTGAtgtttgcttgtgttttgttGCCAGTATGCCTTTCAGAGAGCCATGATGAAGAGGGGGGGCTTTGACATCACCAAAGGCAAAGAAATCTCTCTTGGAGAGTGGTAGGtgaccatccctggaggggtgACCTGGCAGTGACACCTCCTAGGTGGTTCTCTGAACCCTGGAGAGCTCAGGGCTGTTTTTCATCAGGATAATTTGATAATTTCCATGTCTGTAGCTCCTTGTGGAGTGGTCTCATTGCTGCTCTTGAGGCTCTGACCCTGAATTGGTGCTCAGAGACCCTTGTGACCCACTTTTAAGCCCCCAACCCtcattcccattccctttccagATCCAGGACCAGGTATTGGCCCTTTGTGGCCAACACCTTTCCCAGGGCCCTGCTTTAGGCAGCTCTGGCTTCACTGTGGGAGGTTTAGGAATGGGCTGGCCATGGGGTGGTATGAATCCTGCCCCAAGAAATTGACCTGGACAACATCTGACTCTCCCCAGCTTGGCTTTCCATGATTCCCTgtgcaggaaggagctggggggccCTGACATGGGGCATTCCTATCCCTCTGTGGAGGAACTAAAGAACATTTGGATCCCCCACGCCATCAAGATGAAGCTGACCAAGAGCAAGGAGCTTGATGTCTGCAACTGGAGTGAGAACGAGGAGGTAGAGGCTGACAAGAGGGCTCTCTAGGGCAAAGTGGTTGTGTGCACGTGGGGCTGTGGGAGCAGAACTGCTTCAGAACCACTTTCTGCTGCGGGTGTGTGGGTGGGAGATAACAAAGCTGTGAGAGACACCTTGGGTGAGCATGGAAACCTCCAGGCTGGTGCTGAGACAGAACATCTGAGCtctggggtttgggttggaggcctgggagctgcctggTGGGCAGCCAGGGCTCGGGTGCTTCCCCTGAGGAGGTTCCTCTTGCAGCTGAGCCCAAATGATGACCCCGACTCAGTCTATGTCTACGACCTCATGGCCACCGTCGTCCACATCCTGGATTCCCGCACAGGGGGCAGCCTGGTGGGACACATCAAAGTGGGGGAGACCTACCACCAAAGGAAGGAggtgagcagagccaggggacAGCTACGTGCTGCTTGGGCAcagagggaagggctggagaagcCACATTTGGTTGGGCTGCTTCCTCCTGGCTCACAGGCCCATTGCCAGAAGGTCCTGGTGCTTCCAGGTAAGGGCTGAGACATCACCCACCCCCCTACCTGAGGGAAAGGGACTGCTCTGGGCTCTCCTGGTGTCTGGTGGAGATGCCCAAGCAGGAATTCCCAGAGTGTGTCAAGGCTCCATCCCTTCTCTCTTGCATCTCTGTGGAGTTTTGGCTGGGAGTTGGGCAGAGGTTGTCCCTGTCTGGCCCCGGTGCCGTCACCACACAGGGCAGCAGGGCTTTCCCCACCGTGTCCCAGGAAGGGTGGGAGTTCCCACACGGCACTGTCACATCCCTCTTTCCCTGGTAACggggcagaggaggcagaggagtcACAGTGGGTGCCTCGGGGGGGCCCTGAAGCAGCTCCTGTGCCTCTCCCCAGGGTGTCACCCACCAGCAGTGGTACCTCTTCAACGACTTCCTCATCGAGCCCGTGGACAAGGTGAGTGCTGGGGGCCTGGTGGGATGGTGGTTTCAGGACACTAAAGAGGGGGTTCCTGTGGCACAGCCCCCCCCTCGGGTTGCCCCAACACCGTCCCCTTCCTGCAGTGTGAGGCTGTGCAGTTTGACATGAGCTGGAAGGTGCCTGCCATCCTCTACTACGCCCGGAGGAACCTCAACGCCAAGTACAACCTCGTCAGTGAGTGCCTGGGGTGGAAGTGGTGGTGTGGCTGCCGACTCTTGCTcattcccacccccacccccccttcttcctctttttctgacAGTCAAGAACCCCATCGAGCCCAGCGTGCTGCTGGCTGAGGCCTCCCTGGCTCGGAAGCAGCGCAAGTGCCACGCCACCTTCATCCCCCTCATGCTGAACGAGATGCCACAGGCGGGTGACCTGGTGGGGCTGGACGCTGAGTTTGTCACTTTGAACGAGGTCAGGCCCCAGGACAAGGAGGGGACAGGGCGTGTGGGTGGCCCCTTTGGGTCCCTGagctcccccacccccttcaCCCATCAcaggaggaggctgagctgcGCAGCGATGGCACCAAATCCACCATCAAGCCCAGCCAGATGTCGGTGGCCCGGATCACCTGTGTCCGTGGGCAGGGCCCCAACGAGGGTGTCCCCTTCATTGATGACTACATCTCCACCCAGGAGCAGGTACAGGACCCCACAGACCCACTCTGCCACCCAGGGGCTCCCACTGCCACCACAGCCCCtggatgctggcagggagcttCGGGAGGGGGCAGCCCAGCCCCCCCCATGCCCCCTTGGCCCTCAGCCCCTCCACTGATCCTGGTCCCTGCAGGTGGTGGATTACCTGACCCAGTACTCAGGGATCAAGCCAGGAGACCTGGATGCCAAGATCTCCTCCAAGCACCTCACCACCCTCAAGTCCACCTACCTGAAGCTACGCTTCCTCATCGACGTGGGGGTGAAGTTTGTGGGCCATGGGCTGCAGAAGGACTTCCGAGTCATCAACCTCATGGTGATGGTGCAGAGCCCCAACgtgggggggctcagggggggcTGAGGACACTGACAAcagtgctggggctctgcagcccccctgccccctccagCAGGACCCTCTCTGCCCTTCAGGTGCCCAAGGACCAGGTCATTGACACAGTTTACCTGTTCCACATCCCCAGGAAGAGGATGATTTCCCTGCGCTTCCTCGCTTGGTACTTCCTGGGTCAGTCGAgcagggagatggggggggggggaggaggcaAACACCCCCTGgattctcccccccccccagcccctgcccttaACGGGGCTCTCCCCACAGACCTGAAGATCCAAGCAGAGACCCACGACAGCATCGAGGACGCTCGGACGGCGCTGCAGCTCTACCGCAAATACCTGGAGCTGAGCCCCCCCGGGGCCGAGCCCGAGGAGTTCCGGAAGGTGCTCAAGGGCCTCTACGAGAAGGGGCGGAAGATGGACTGGAAAGTGCCCGAGCCCGACAGCCAGAGCAGCCCCAAGCGTAAGACCCCCACCCTCCGGTGTCCCCCCCGGTGCCCCTCAGGACCTCCCGCCCCTCACCCCCGCTCTCTCGGCAGATGGGGCCGTGTACCCCTCGGTGATGGCCCTGTGACCGGAGCCCCGGGACCCCCCGCGGGAGGCGGGACACACGTGGAACTGGAACCAGCAGCGGGGACGGGGCTGACCCCGACATCTCCCAACCCCCTCCGCGCCTCCCCCGGGGCCCGGAGTCCCGGggctctctcttcctctccccgCCGGTACCGGGAACCCCTGACACTCCCACCCCCAACCACCGCCCGCCGGCCCGGGCGCCCTCATAAAGCAGCCTCGGACACCCGCATCACCGCTTTCTCCTTGGCTTTGGGACacggcaccggcaccggcaccggtACCGGCATTGCCACCGCCACCGGCGCAAGGGGCGGGGCCACATCAGGCCACGCCCACCGGGGGGGCCGAGCGCCACGCGGACGGGGTCCTGGCAGTTTCGGGGCCTTCAGCGCTGCCCCCTTCGGGCTGCCCTTAGCGCTGCCTGCGCACGGGACGGCCCCGCCGCGGGTCCCGGAGCCGCCCCGGCCGGTCCGACCGGCTCCGTCGCCCCGACCGGTTCTGCCGCGGCCCACTCCGAGGGGCCGCTCCCCGCGGGCGGGCAGGCACCGGGGCCCTGCCGGGGCAGGCGGCACCGACGGCAGCCCCGGGGCGGGCGGCCGGGGAGGGGGGCGGCCGAGCGGGACGGGAGAGCGGCGCGGTACGGGGGGCTCGGGCGGGCGGATCGGTCCTGCGGGGTGGGGGGCTCCGGGGGGGCTGTGAGTGCCGCCCCGTAGGGGATGGAGCTCTGCGGAGCTGTTCCTGTAGGGGAGGGGGCCCCATGGGGGGCTCTGGGCTCAACCCGGAGAGGAGGAGGCTTGGCAGGGGCACCGGCAcgggaggcggggggggggaggtccGGGCGGGGGGCTCCGGGGGTGCTGGACCCGCTGGAGCTGCCGGTACCCGCTGGAGCTGCCGGTACCCGCTGGAGCTGCCGGTACCCGCAGGTCGCCTGAACGGAGCCGTCAGGATGAGGGTCCGGATCCCGCCCGCGCTGGGTCTGGCGGTGGCTTTGGCTGCGCTGCTGCTCGCGGCCGCTGCCCGGCGGAGCCAGGATCTGCACTGCGGAGGTGGGACCGGACGGGACGGGGGTACCGGACACACCAGTGACTCCCGGCGGCTCTCGCTGGGGGCTGGCGTGGGGTTGGGCGGTGCCGTTGACCCCCGCGTCCCCCCCGCAGCGTGCCGGGCGCTGGTGGACGAGCTGGAGTGGGAGATCGCACAGGTGGATCCCAGGAAGACCATCCAGATGGGCTCCTTCCGCATCAACCCCGACGGCAGCCAGTCGGTCGTGGAGGTGAGACAGCTCAGGCACTGGGGATGCAAAAGAGCCGGGACGGCCAGCGCGGCCCCACGGCGTTCCCCAGAACTCCCTGGAGGCGGCTGAGCCGCTCTCGGTGCTCCCGGGGAAAGGCTCTGTCCCAGTGTTCCCACTCACACTGGAAGAGCTGATCCCGCCGGTCCCGCAGGTGCCCTACGCCCGCTCGGAGGCACATCTgacggagctgctggagagggtgtGCGAGAATATGAAGGAATACGGCGAGAAAGTGGATCCATCCAGCCACCGGAAGAGCTATGTGCGCATCATCTCCCGTGACGGGACCAAGATGGACCTCTCTGGGGTCAAAATCGATGGGGATGTGGCTTCCAGTCTGAAGTTTGCTGTGCGTGTGGGGAGGGGCTCTCCTTGGCACCTCTTGGATCTTGGTGGAGGTTTTGGGTGGTGGGACTCCCGATGGTGGGCAGCCAGGAGCCTTCTGGGAAGGAGCTgatcagagcagcagctcctgagttGGGGGGTGGGCACAGGGCCCAGCTCTGGCTCCCCACGCCAGCCCTCCCGGTACCA contains these protein-coding regions:
- the CNPY2 gene encoding protein canopy homolog 2, whose product is MRVRIPPALGLAVALAALLLAAAARRSQDLHCGACRALVDELEWEIAQVDPRKTIQMGSFRINPDGSQSVVEVPYARSEAHLTELLERVCENMKEYGEKVDPSSHRKSYVRIISRDGTKMDLSGVKIDGDVASSLKFACESIAEEYEDELIEFLSHEADNVKDRLCSKRTDLCDHALHIPHDEL